A stretch of DNA from Perca fluviatilis chromosome 15, GENO_Pfluv_1.0, whole genome shotgun sequence:
GTTTGCAGTGTCTGGAGTCCTGTCAGTAGTTGCGAATGCTGAAGAAGCCCACACTGGTCGGCGACTCCTTGACTGTGACAGTAACTAGATTAGCAGTGACATCCGTTACAAACACATGTTCTATCAGACTACGTGTGGGCTTCCAGTCCTGGTTCTGGACCGCCACAGAGCGATCCTGTCCAACGTATGAAGGATCCTGGTCCGAGTCGGAGCTGCTCTCCTCTTCGCCTGTGCTCATGTCATTCATTTTGGCTTTCTTGTCTTTGGAGGCCGATCTCTCTTGCTGGCTCTGGACCTCTGTGGAGGATTTCTGCACACTGCTCTTGTCCAGCCTGCCTTGGACTCTAGGGGTCTGGATTTCGGTCGCCTCCCTGGCCTTGTCTGCTCCAGGCTGGCGTGCTTTTGGGGGGGGCCGGCCCGgccgcggggggggggggggggggggatttttttttctgttttgggaAAAGGGGTGGTTTTCCTTGCTGGGTTTGTTGCATTTCTCAGGCCTGACGTTGGAGTAGTGCCATTTCCAGGAGCATCGTTGCTTTGCACCAGTTTGTTCTGAAGGTTGAGTGGCTGAGGGCCAGAACCTTGATTGGAGGAGGCATTTTTCGATGGTAAGGAAGCCACTGCTTTAGTATTGGGTATCCGCTGCATTGTTGACACGGGGGCCTGGGGTTTCTTTTGTCCATTGGGGGAGCTTAGTGTATGCTGACTGCTTCCTTGAACGAGGTGTTTGGATGCATTCAGATTCAACGCCGCTACCCCTTTTGATTTACCAGTAGCTGCTTTCAAATCCAGACTTGTCCCGCTGCTCATACTGGAGATGGACAGTTTACCCTCAGCAACATTCCTGCTCTGGCTGGATTTGTTCACGGAGGGGGAGGCAGGCTGGACCGACCTGCAGGATCCCACGGTGCTCAAAGAGTTTTTAACAGCCCCGCCCTGGGTCAGAGGGCTCCTGTTCTGACCACCCACTGTATCCCGAGGCGAGCCCCGAGGGAAACCCATGAAGGTGAAGCTCGCTGGGTGAACGGGCTTCTTGATCGCCCCCGGAAGATCAGTATCTTTGGACGACTTCAGGATTTTGCGAGAGCCCTTGTTCTGTGGAAATTCCTTGGCTTCAGTGGACTGAGGTTTCCTGCTTCGCTTCTTTGGGGGCTCCTGTTTTGCGACGATAATCTGTGCCTTCTTCTGAGGGACAGGGTGAAGGTCTCGCGTTCTGACACCCGGGGATGCCTTTTTAGCGTGGCCGTTGTCgttgtcgtcgtcgtcgtctgacgaggatgaagaggagcagCACGAGGAGGAGGAATCAGAGGACGCCGATGACGAGCCAGATGAAGAGCTGCTTGACTTTGGAGCTTCAGGCACATTTTCCTAAATGGAAGAGCAGATGTCAGATACGGTGTACTACGCCGACAAAGAATAACATTGTGCGTTAAATTGTACTTACTAGGATTTTCCGTGGTCGTCCCCTCGGCCTTTTCCCTTTCTTGCGCATTAGAAGCTCTTTTTCTTGctctctgtaaaaaaaataaaataaataaataaaaaaacaagttaaCGAATGCTTAATTGGGGATTTTGACTGTTTTGTAACTAaatttgacgtttttgttgtttcagtGTATTAATTAGGTCTGAatttttttctatgtttcaGATTTTGCTATACTTTCTAATGCAATGCTAAAAATGCAACAAGTTCAAAGTtgtattgtcatatgcacagtaAGGAAACCTGTTTCCCTGTACAATGAAATTCTCTCTTTGCTGTCCACAGCATGCCGAACAATGTAAAATCTACAATATATactacaaatatacaaaaataaaacaattttacaaggcagcatgtgaaaaataaagcagcaataataacaacaacagtaAACCGTGCAAATGTAAATAGTACAAGTTAAGAATGTGTCTAAATGctggaaaatatgccatttttatTGAGATTGCATAAACCACCAAATCATATCACttaatgtgtgtttgagtgttaCAAGGCTAATGTTTAACTCCACTCATTGATGGGTTAATGTCTCAATAAGGACACTCACTTTTTGTTGAATGCGGCCAACAGTCTTGGGTCAAGGATGTTTTCTTGGGGCTCCCAGCTGTTGTGTCTGAAATAAATTAACAAGTGGTACACATCGAAGTATTAAGTCAAAATAAAGCAGCAAGGTGGCCCAGCAAGATTTGATGTACCCTCCAGCCTCAGCAGGGACCCCAAATTTAGAAAAAGACTGTTCAACAGTTTGTTCATTCGTTCAGAAACAGAGGACTCGGGTGTTCCAGCAGCCGTGAACTTACTATAGACGACCTGTGTGTTTCCTGAGACAAACTATTTAAGGATTGGCTGAGAAAGACCATGAAGAAGTCCGCTCAAAACAGACAAATAGCTCAAATCTATTATGCTTGCGTCCACAGATAGGTACACTCTAATTTAACCATCAAACAAGAACAGTGGAAAGCTTGATATGCAGTGTAAGGGATTTGAACCGAGAATCGTTACTTGGTTTGTCTAACAGCATTGAAACCATTTCCAACAGGGATTTCAGAAGGCTGCATCTTGAttaatgttatatattttttttttacttctgacAATCACACCCATTTTAAGCAGTGGCTGTCCGGCTGTGCAGAGGTGAGAAAGTAGTTTGGTTTTGAATCCCTCTTCCGAAGTGAAACGGAATAAGCTTCGCTATCAATTTACCAAGGCTAAAAAAAGAGGATGCAGGGGAGAAAAGTGAAGAAATTGGCGTTCTCCAGGCAGCATATTACAGGAAATAATTATGTCAATGTAATATCACAAATTTGTATCAataattttacacacacataaagaacaATGATTCATAATACATGCAAGTATAAACAAACACCATAATTAACAGACTAAGGGCATAGAAAGACAAAGGAGAATATAAACACAGATAGATAATAGGCCTTTAGACTTGTATGACAAAGGAAATATTGGCTGGTTAGAAGAAGTAATTTCAGGGCTCTTATAAACTGCTGTGAAGACGGATTCAAAACTGACTGTTGATCTCTGGAGAAAAACATGAACACACCAGGAAGGAAGAACATTTTAAGGTCGTAGAAGTGCTGTGAAATGTGTGGGAAGTGATGAAAATAGCCTAACTTTGATGCACTGGTGATGGCACCGCATGGTGTATTTTAAATagcaaaaataatctttttttttgcttctttgtGGCACCTGCACATTGTGGTCCagtgcttcttctttttttaaatagctgTACTAGGCCTATACCTTTTCTAGATATGAAAACCAACGCATCTGTAAGCTCCCTTTCCCTAATTTGACGGTCTAATTATTTGTCCATATTTTGGAGAATTACAAACTTGCTTAACTGCAGCAGAAACAAACTCAAAACTGGCCATTGTGTGTTGTCTTGAAGTGATCTGAACTACATGCATTTGTAATGACCTCTCTCCTCATTACTTGTTGAATAGCCTTTTCTGATCAGCTGTCACCACTGAAATAATCAACCCCCACCctttacacactacacacactacgcgcgcgctctctcacacacacacacacacacacacacacacacacacacacacacacacacacacacacacacacacacacacaaaggatgTGGTTCTAACAGAAAGCCATGGAGCTGGCAGGCAATAGTGTGCATTGATGGTGGATTACAGCAACAATGTGGAGTGAACAGAAAGGGCAAGTGACAAGAAATGAAGGCAGAGTGGAGCCTTGCAAGCAGCGACATAAATGCTGAATAAAAGCgaactaaaaataaataaataaataactgtagACTGTGGTTTTATATAACGAATCTAACACTACAGGCTATAAAATAGTTATTAATCTAAATATCTCAAAAGTCCTCGCAGATTGGACTGATTGGTGTTTGAGTCACACACTAATAACTTGTTTAAAGTAAGGAATACAATTACTAAAACATAACGACTAGCTAAATAGGAAGTATTAAAAACCAGAAAGATAAAAACCGATATAGTCTAGAAAGTGTTTGCTTTGGCTTTCCGCtaacttctcaaatgtgaggtgTTATGAACAAAAGAAATCAAATATAAAGGCAGATTTTGAAGATAATTACGAACAAAGTGTCCTATAGAAACTCAATGCGATGATTTCGCGCCGTTGTAGTTCGGACTCGGCGATTTGAGTAAAACAAATAAGGGTTTAGCGGACAGTTTAACTGAAAGCAACAAGCGAcacgttgttgttgttttcattgtttcGGGCTGAGCAGCCCCACTTGTACTTACTTAGAAGACCACCCCCTCCACTTCACCAGAAACTCCAACTTTCCCTGAAAGAAACCAAGAGCGGAAGAACGTTTGTAAAGCAGCCGATAGAAAACAACCGCGGATAAACGTTTCAATGTTTCACAGCTCTGACCTTTCTCAGCCGTTTGTTTAAAATGCATTCCGCATCAAAAACCTGCTCTCCCACGGCGCTCAGCTCCTCCATTTCTGCCTTCACAAGAATCCTTTATCAAAAGAGAGGTGCGTCCAGTTCGTCGGATTACGCTAGGGCAGGACCGGATGTTCACAGCcttgccttcaaaataaagctATTACTAGGTAGAAAGTTACTTACGTGGAAATTATGATTCAGCTGGTCTGGCTAACTTTATTCGAGTGCAGGTCTATTTAGTAATAATGttgtaaacaaaatatatatgcTCAGTGGTCCATATtttgttcacctactctaaaaTAAGATTTAACCTATTTTCTCATCATgtattaactgttttttttcttttctttatgttGCAATGTTTATTGTGACCGTTATGCACCGACCATACCAAGGTATGTGGATACCTGTTTTTTGGCTTTGTCAGCAAGCAAACTAGCCAGTAAGTTAATTAGTTTTGTAGTGTAAACATTAGAAAGTCAGTTCATTAAAAATCATAATTAATTGTAATAAAACATGCTGTACATTTTATATCAAAATATCCATAATGGAAGTTGAATAAAATGCTTATATAGTGAAAGGGAGTTTTTCAAGGTATAGTTGAACAGTTTATTAGATGTAGACTTGCATTCATTGGCCAAAGAATGTGTGCCATAAAACATAGCCTATTTGTCTCTTGCATtgccattttaacaaaaaaataccACCAACACACGCATTAGAAAAAGTGACATTACCTTAAAGATAATTTACAATTGTAgcatttgtatgtatgtatgtttgttttttatttgatagaaataaaacacacagaaatggcGTCTGAGGGTTGGGGATAAGTCCCACAAACTCGCCAAGCATAGTGTTATTTTGAAAGTCGTAAACGGAAGTTTCGTGACTTCGTGCTTAACTTGATAACATTACACGAAGAGAGGCGGGCAACTGAGAATGTGGTTGGTTAAGTATGTCCCTTGGCAGCCACCGTCCTCTGGTCGTAGCACGTCAAGCACGTTCACATCTTATTATTATACACGGTTCACATATTGTAAGTGAAAGTAGAGACATAGACGTGATCAAATAATTACCACTTTCTTCTCAAATCAGATCTTGAAACACATTAGTTGTTTTTATTAGAGTTACCTATTTTACCTTAATTGTATTGCTTTTTAACTTCGCATTCTTTACTCAATATGCTGGCTTCTTGTTTGTAATTATTTGGGGtttgaaaataattaaaacatcatctacatcagcaattaaaagACAAATAGTTGCATTATGTTCATGGCTCTAGGAGGCTCTTATTCAAGGCAAACGGCGTAACcataagtaaagtaaaaataaccCAGATTTAGCTGATaccttattttattaattttattctaATTCCCCAGTTCAATTGTTATTCTCCGTTTTTGaacaaaaattatattttacccAAATGGTTATGCACAACTCTGTTCCTGGGTTCCTCCTGCATTTCCTTACATGAGATTAAAAAGAATCACCCAGAAAGACTGCCCACACAGGCAGCTGTTTCTGTTGTCAGACTATAGCACGAgtgctttttttgtgtgacGATCAAAATGAAGTTTGCTTTGTCTTTTCGTTTTTTGGAAGATGCTCTGAATTTTCAGATCTGAAACACAGCAAAGAGAGAGATACATATTATTGTTCATCAGCTTTCCGCAGAATTGTATCAAAATGATGTGAACATACTGTGTTATTGTTTTACAGAATTCTGTTGATGATTTAACAATCAAATcctaagttaaattaaaaatcatGTCATATTACATGTGTGTAAGAGTTTGGTCTGAATGATTACAGAAGAATCAATTGAAATATTATAAAGTGAATTTGAATACAATTTCCATATTGTGACATTAATATCAATATTAGTATTCCTAAAATAGTGATATTGTTTTTACCCGTATTACCCAATCCAAACAGTAACACCAtataaaaaatagttttaattGATTCTGTACCTTTTATTCTTGTGTTTGTTCTTGAGTATTTTGTGGGAAGTCATCACTATAAAAACTACAACAAGAAATCCAGCCACTGCAGCCAGTCCGGTAAAGACATTTTGCAGGAAATTCATATCTTTAtctgaaacaaaacagaaaatacgGAGAGAATACATTCACTATATGTTGGTGCTGATATTTCCCTGAAAAAAGTATCTTGTTTTTGCAAACAGCAAAACCTACAGCAACCAGAGCACTGCCTCTACTGAGGCACTGTTGCATCAACTAACCACATGGTGGCGCTATAACAACTTTTTAAATTCTGTCCAATAACTTAATTGCGTGGCCCAGACACAGAATTCTTTTTCTTGCACAGTCAGTACTGTCAGAAATGTCCTGTCATCagaaatactcactagagcaccatgTGGATTAATCTGCTTCTGAAAATAGTCCCTAACAAATACACTATTTCTTAGTTTGAGTATCATTTACTAAATACTACAGTACCCAGCTACTTTAGAAAATAACTGATCCTTCAAAACAATtaaactatatatttgtgagccgtttttttaagatttatttcTTTAGTAGGAACCAATTGGTTTTGGGCTGAGTTCGACAGACAGGGTAGGAAAGTCAGAAAATATTGAAAGATAaactaacacattgttggtttcggtcttttcattgcatttgttgatttgttgaaaaaaatggttaTATTCCAGCATTGTCCTTAAATTAACACAAAACACTTGGCATCAGATCTTTAAACCTCCTTTCCTAAAATCTTTCCAAAGTTACCATGAGCAATGCCAGATCTACTTTCTGGTTTGAACCTACAGTAGCCCTACAGTACGTCTGATTTGGACATATGTGAAGTCAGAAATGATGGATGAATGGCCTAGTAATGAAGTAGCAGGTGTTGGAGCGACACACTTTCCAGGCCGCGGGGAGAGACTCATTAGTCTGATATAAACTCACCCCGAGTCGTAGCGCTAGTAACTAGCATGTGTTTGGTGGCATTCAGGTGGCCGTCGTTGACCTCCGGTTGGATGCCCAGGATATGACACATCAAGGGGTAGATGTTCACTGTCTCAAAGGGCCCCACCTCCAGGTTCCTGTGAAATGCTGGACCCACTGCCCTGAAGAAGGGCTTCATTTCCATGTCTTCGTTGTCAAAGCCGTGCTCACCCTTGTTGAACTGGACCGGAAAATACTGCAAGGACACAGAGGGGTAGATAACATAACATGCATCACCCAGTTTGTTAGATTCAATTATATTGTAACTTTTAGAAGCCACTGTTTTTTTAGTAACAGGAGCTTATCGGCAGCAGAGTTGACACATCTTGGACTGCTCTTATTTAGTCAGCAGAGGGAGGTATTGCCCAAGAGAAAGAGTCGTGCCCATTCTGTAGAATGAAGGAATGTTTTCTCTTTGTGACTTCTATCAACCAATGAAAGTGGCTAAATGAGAATTTTTATCCATCTTtgaaaatttacatttttctgaAAACACCCATAAGACATATATTCCTTTGTTCATTTTGTAGTATATATTCTGTTTATTACCAACAAAATGTGATAGTAATATCAGTAAGCAGAATAACCTTATCTAAGCAGTTATGTAACTCAGCCTCACTGTGCTTATCCTTCTCTGAGATTAAACTAAAAGGAGTTTAAGTGGCCATAAAGGGAGAGAACAAAGAGGCAGCTAATACAGTCATGATCATGGCCGGTCGTAACCTATAGACTTTAGATAATCCATGTACTCTGTGGAATGATTATTTCCCTCATAATCAGCATTTGATGATTTTATGTTTGCAGTTATTTACTCTATAAATGAAGTTATGATTTGATGGCTCTCCGTACTGACTGACACATTCAAATGCAAAGTTACAGCCCAGTGCAGTGACTGTGAGTGAGTGTGGAGCCAGATGAAAACGCTAATTTAGAATTTTGAGGCATGAATAGCTTCATGAAGCGTTTGAGAGCAGTGCATGTCATCAGCCAGGCCTGGATTATCCTGAGGACGTGCAAATCCACTTGATTGAAATTGTAATGTACAAAGATTAGTATTTAACTCCTTGTTTCTGTTTGAAAAGAGTCCAGATTCACCATTTCCTGTGAACAAAGTCTTGAGGATATTTTTTTAGAATAAACTGGATGGCGCGTAGAGATTGTTTATCTTGCCATTTATCTGTATCGGTATTTCGGTGCTTGTCATTTGATTTCCTTGTAACTGGGTCATAAGCATGTAAATTAGTGACTGTTgtgaataagatacaaaaaccatattgtattttatacaGCATGCAATGTTTAGCTTTCATAGTTAAAGTAATGTTTTCTCATGCTGCTGCTTTTAAGCTGAACTCAGCGGCTTGGCAAGTTGATGGGCACAAATGGCAACCTGAGGTAACTGTTCACTTTAAAGGGTAAATCAATAGGACTCGCAGTGGGCAGAAAACCGCTGCTCATCTCTCCATGGTTTTTAAACTTTCCAGCAGTTTGCAATTCTGGTTAAACCCAAGTCAGTGATGCGAGAGAAAACCTAGTGTTTGATATGTCTGATCATTGCTGCTGCCTCTCAGCGATTGCGTAACATTGAACAGTTGTATTTCTGCAGCCTTGCAGGTCTCAAACAGCCAATTCTTTAGCAAGAAAGATATAAAAGAAGACTATCTTTCAACGCACCCCGTTGATTACATATCCAGGGTCGGCCCATAAAATGATGGGGAGGATACGATCATTTTTGGCGAAGTGGAGCCTCTCTGGCATCTCTTCCTTCTTGAACACATGGAGGTGTGGATGGGCCCCCTTCAAGGCGTTGTAAACCTTCTCCAGCATGCCCGGCTTTGGCAACAGCATCCCAGAAGGGCCATAGTCCACCAGGTGAAAGGACAGGTCCCCAAACGAGAAGCCCGGGATCTTGGTCAGGGTGATCTCTTCCACAAGACCATTTCGGTACACCGTGCTCATTCCATGGTCTgctgtgatgatgatgttcAGGTGGCCGCTCAGCCCGTGTTGTTCAGCTGACTGTCGAATGTAGCCCACCGTTCGGTCCACTTGCTTGACCATCTCCCGGCGCTCCGGGGAGTCGGGGCCGTGTCTGTGTCCTGTGCCGTCTGGCTCACCAAAGTAAAAGGAGATGAAGTCCAGATCCTGGTCTCTGAACCAGCTCATCACCTTGTCTGTGTTCTCTCGCCAAGCGGTCTCGTTCTTGTAGTTGTATAGCGGTGGCTCCCACTCCCGCACCATAGCAACCTGTCCCTGGTAACTGGAAGCCGTGCCAGGAAAGTGAAGAGAGCCAGCTTTTAGGCCCTGCAAGGGTAGGGAAAAGACATATTAATATCACACATATTAATATAACACATGTACTTACACATGCACTTCAAGGGTTGATCTGTTCATACTGTGGGTGAACATGCAAGGAGAGGAAATTAGTAGTTGCAGGATTTTCATTAATCTTCTTAAACCTACAGCTGAACATTTTAGGCTCCCTTACAGCAGCTGCCATTTGCATGCAGTTAACATCTATACTTGCAAATTTGCATAATTTGCAATATGACTGCGGTGATATACCTGGAAGGATTCAGCAGGCCTACAAAGGTGTTTTGTCAAGATAAATAGTTTCTAGTGCTGTTAACTGCAAAACAGTCTCTCACAGTGATAAGATGGAAATTGTGCTGCACAGACCTGTCTCTGCGCTGTGATCCAGATAGGCAGAGTGCCATTGTCCCACCACTCATTTACAAACAGAGTCTGATAGTACGGCAGCTTCTCAGTGGTGGTTGTGTTGAACCACATGTTGTGGATTACGCCGTGATTCTCGATGTAGCGGCCTACAGAAGAGAACCACTGTCAGTCTGCTTGCACTCATTATTCATAGCGTGACACATTCACATTAAAAATTCTATCAACTTAACGGGCTGAGTGGCATGACGCTTTTGGACAAGGTCTTATGACCAACTTTGGAGATTAGAGGAATTTAATTTCAAGGAAGTTAAATTTCTTTTAGCTGGCACTGATGATTTGAGAGTCAAAATAAGAAAGGGAGCAGAGCATTCTTCCCTCAGTCATCCAAGCATAATTATCTTACTCAGCTATAAAAGCTGTTGGACCCTGGGACATTCAATTACAACTAATTCCTCTTTCCCGTGGCTTTTTTCAATCCTAGCAAAGTAAACTCAGAGCAGTTCCCTATGCCGTCATGATATGCAGATCCCCTGCCAACTGGAAGCGCTGTTGTAGAAAATGAAACACTTTACCTGTCAAGAGGGTGAAGTGTGTAGGACTGGTGATAGTGAGGTAAGGAGGTGTGACATACAGGGCTTTGACTCCATCCTTGGCCATTTTGTCGAGGTTCGGTGTGTCCACATCAC
This window harbors:
- the LOC120575246 gene encoding ectonucleotide pyrophosphatase/phosphodiesterase family member 7-like, coding for MLWIASLWLLWASSILAAPVNKQRQKVLLISFDGFRWDYDRDVDTPNLDKMAKDGVKALYVTPPYLTITSPTHFTLLTGRYIENHGVIHNMWFNTTTTEKLPYYQTLFVNEWWDNGTLPIWITAQRQGLKAGSLHFPGTASSYQGQVAMVREWEPPLYNYKNETAWRENTDKVMSWFRDQDLDFISFYFGEPDGTGHRHGPDSPERREMVKQVDRTVGYIRQSAEQHGLSGHLNIIITADHGMSTVYRNGLVEEITLTKIPGFSFGDLSFHLVDYGPSGMLLPKPGMLEKVYNALKGAHPHLHVFKKEEMPERLHFAKNDRILPIILWADPGYVINGYFPVQFNKGEHGFDNEDMEMKPFFRAVGPAFHRNLEVGPFETVNIYPLMCHILGIQPEVNDGHLNATKHMLVTSATTRDKDMNFLQNVFTGLAAVAGFLVVVFIVMTSHKILKNKHKNKRSENSEHLPKNEKTKQTSF
- the cbx2 gene encoding LOW QUALITY PROTEIN: chromobox protein homolog 2 (The sequence of the model RefSeq protein was modified relative to this genomic sequence to represent the inferred CDS: deleted 2 bases in 1 codon) codes for the protein MEELSAVGEQVFDAECILNKRLRKGKLEFLVKWRGWSSKHNSWEPQENILDPRLLAAFNKKEQEKELLMRKKGKRPRGRPRKILENVPEAPKSSSSSSGSSSASSDSSSSCCSSSSSSDDDDDNDNGHAKKASPGVRTRDLHPVPQKKAQIIVAKQEPPKKRSRKPQSTEAKEFPQNKGSRKILKSSKDTDLPGAIKKPVHPASFTFMGFPRGSPRDTVGGQNRSPLTQGGAVKNSLSTVGSCRSVQPASPSVNKSSQSRNVAEGKLSISSMSSGTSLDLKAATGKSKGVAALNLNASKHLVQGSSQHTLSSPNGQKKPQAPVSTMQRIPNTKAVASLPSKNASSNQGSGPQPLNLQNKLVQSNDAPGNGTTPTSGLRNATNPARKTTFSQNRKKNPPPPPPPRPGRPPPKARQPGADKAREATEIQTPRVQGRLDKSSVQKSSTEVQSQQERSASKDKKAKMNDMSTGEEESSSDSDQDPSYVGQDRSVAVQNQDWKPTRSLIEHVFVTDVTANLVTVTVKESPTSVGFFSIRNY